A part of Tigriopus californicus strain San Diego chromosome 10, Tcal_SD_v2.1, whole genome shotgun sequence genomic DNA contains:
- the LOC131888530 gene encoding uncharacterized protein LOC131888530, whose amino-acid sequence MAQKEPGQILLIGAGLPRTGTSSLKIAFEKLLGGQCYHMTSFIMEGTDFDQKHWTKALRGQTNSQDWIQFFQKRDCISCVDFPPAYFFKEIVRAFPDAKVVLSTRNPDTWHESVEESVMRTQRILRSFPASLVVAQKPGMTESLNTAYALSTTPPQGFAHSLFSSIEAGKSESKRFYDDWISEVKQVVPKGQLLEFEVKQGWEPLCQFLGLPVPDQPFPRANDRQTMAKTINKLRFIGWSMVLGAPLVLGIFVYGGIYLYHHYNQTV is encoded by the exons ATGGCTCAAAAGGAACCCGGTCAAATTTTGTTAATTGGGGCTGGTTTACCCCGCACTGGAACTTCGAGTTTGAAGATCGCATTTGAGAAATTATTGGGAGGACAATGCTACCACATGACATCGTTCATCATGGAGGGAAcggattttgatcaaaaacacTGGACCAAGGCCCTCCGTGGTCAAACTAATTCCCAGGATTGGATCCAATTTTTCCAA AAACGAGATTGCATCAGTTGCGTGGATTTCCCTCCGGCATATTTCTTCAAGGAGATCGTTCGAGCTTTTCCCGACGCCAAAGTGGTCTTGTCCACCCGGAATCCGGACACTTGGCACGAATCAGTCGAGGAGTCCGTAATGCGCACCCAAAGGATTCTCCGAAGCTTCCCCGCTTCTTTAGTGGTGGCCCAAAAACCAGGCATGACGGAGAGTCTGAAT ACGGCCTATGCACTCTCAACCACCCCGCCCCAAGGTTTCGCTCACAGCTTGTTCAGTTCAATCGAGGCTGGAAAATCCGAGTCCAAGCGGTTCTATGACGATTGGATCTCGGAGGTGAAGCAAGTGGTGCCCAAAGGTCAATTATTGGAATTTGAAGTGAAGCAAGGTTGGGAGCCTTTGTGTCAATTCTTGGGGCTGCCTGTGCCAGACCAGCCATTTCCAAGAGCGAATGACCGCCAAACCATGGCCAAGACCATCAATAAGTTAAGGTTCATCGGCTGGAGCATGGTTCTTGGCGCACCATTAGTTTTGGGGATTTTTGTTTATGGAGGCATTTACTTATACCATCATTATAATCAAACTGTCTAA
- the LOC131888524 gene encoding kelch-like protein diablo yields MNALGPPLGGAPALLAGLVGVSDMSGPHLANPHHGHDLMSSCGVVGGSSSLISGANGGGLDGRPASPARLAYSSEKHTRSAFNELHAIRKHNDLCDVVIHVGNRKIYAHKVILAACSPYFRAMFTGELAESRQTEVTIRDVEETAMEILVDFCYSAKIVVEEANVQTLLPAACLLQLQEIQDVCCVFLKRQLDPSNCLGIRAFADTHACRELLRVADKFTYHNFQEVIEHEEFLLLPLSQLIEICSSDELNVRTEEQVYQAIMTWVKYNIVERRQHLPVILQHVRLPLLSPKFLVGTVGADVLIKSDEACRDLVDEAKNYLLLPQERPHMQGPRTRPRKPTRRGEVLFAVGGWCSGDAIASVERYDPQSGDWKMVAAMSKRRCGVGVAVLNDLLYAVGGHDGQSYLNSIERYDPQTNQWSADVAPTSSCRTSVGVAVLDGYLYAVGGQDGVSCLNHVERYDPKENKWNKVASMMTRRLGVAVAVLNGYLYAIGGSDGQCPLNTVERYDPRKNTWTAMAPMSTRRKHLGCAVFNNMIYAVGGRDDTTELSSAERYNPSTNTWSPIVAMMSRRSGVGLAVVNGQLYAVGGFDGTTYLKTIEVFDQDANNWKLCGSMNYRRLGGGVGVVRMPHTDSHFW; encoded by the exons ATGAACGCGTTGGGACCGCCGTTGGGTGGTGCGCCCGCCTTGTTGGCCGGATTGGTGGGGGTGTCGGATATGTCGGGCCCGCATTTGGCCAATCCACATCACGGACACGATCTGATGTCCTCGTGTGGCGTAGTGGGCGGTAGCTCGAGCTTGATAAGCGGGGCCAATGGCGGTGGGCTGGATGGACGTCCGGCTTCACCCGCCCGTTTAGCTTATTCCTCCGAGAAACACACTCGCTCGGCCTTCAATGAACTGCACGCTATCCGGAAACACAACGATTTGTGCGATGTGGTGATTCACGTGGGTAATCGCAAGATTTACGCTCATAA AGTCATCCTGGCCGCTTGTTCGCCGTACTTTCGGGCCATGTTCACGGGCGAATTAGCCGAGTCGCGGCAAACCGAGGTGACGATTCGTGATGTGGAGGAAACGGCCATGGAGATCCTCGTGGACTTTTGTTATTCGGCTAAGATTGTCGTGGAGGAGGCCAATGTTCAGACGCTCTTGCCCGCCGCTTGTCTCTTGCAG CTCCAAGAGATCCAAGATGTTTGTTGCGTGTTTTTGAAACGCCAGCTCGACCCTTCGAACTGTCTGGGCATCCGAGCCTTTGCTGATACGCACGCTTGCCGCGAGCTTTTACGGGTGGCCGATAAATTCACTTATCACAACTTCCAAGAA gTTATCGAGCATGAAGAGTTCTTGCTCTTGCCTCTGTCTCAGCTAATTGAGATTTGTTCCAGTGATGAGCTCAATGTCAGAACCGAAGAGCAAGTCTATCAAGCCATCATGACCTGGGTTAAATACAATATTGTCGAAAGAAGACAACACTTGCCTGTG ATTCTCCAACACGTTCGGCTACCATTGCTATCGCCCAAGTTTTTGGTGGGCACCGTGGGAGCGGATGTACTCATCAAGTCTGATGAAGCATGTCGAGATCTGGTGGACGAAGCCAAGAATTATCTCCTCCTTCCTCAAGAGCGACCTCACATGCAAGGCCCGAGGACTCGACCTCGAAAACCCACTCGCCGAGGCGAGGTTCTTTTTGCTG TGGGAGGTTGGTGCAGTGGCGATGCCATTGCCTCGGTGGAGCGGTACGATCCTCAATCTGGAGATTGGAAGATGGTCGCTGCCATGTCCAAGCGAAGGTGTGGTGTGGGTGTTGCCGTATTGAATGACCTTCTCTACGCCGTGGGAGGGCACGATGGCCAGTCTTATCTAAACTCCATAGAGAGGTACGATCCTCAAACCAATCAATGGTCAGCTGATGTGGCTCCCACCTCGTCCTGTCGAACGTCCGTGGGCGTGGCCGTCCTAGACGGATATCTCTATGCTGTGGGAGGTCAAGATGGCGTGTCCTGTTTGAATCATGTCGAAAG GTACGACCCCAAGGAAAATAAGTGGAATAAAGTGGCATCCATGATGACCAGACGCTTAGGCGTGGCCGTAGCTGTGCTCAATGGCTATCTTTATGCAATTGGAGGCTCCGACGGGCAATGTCCTCTAAACACGGTCGAAAG GTACGATCCCCGGAAGAATACTTGGACAGCTATGGCTCCCATGTCCACGCGGAGGAAACATCTGGGCTGTGCCGTTTTTAATAATATGATCTATGCCG TTGGTGGCAGGGATGACACCACAGAATTGTCATCGGCCGAGCGCTATAATCCCTCAACGAACACGTGGAGTCCAATTGTGGCTATGATGTCACGAAGAAGTGGG GTGGGCTTGGCTGTAGTCAATGGTCAATTATACGCTGTGGGTGGCTTTGACGGAACCACTTACCTGAAGACCATCGAAGTGTTCGATCAGGATGCCAATAACTGGAAGCTCTGTGGGTCCATGAATTACAGGAGATTAGGTGGAGGCGTCGGAGTGGTCCGAATGCCTCACACGGATTCTCATTTCTGGTAG
- the LOC131888407 gene encoding SET domain-containing protein SmydA-8-like isoform X1, protein MLFPIFMAKYILGASFFLAFSDSLSSLVFASQVHAILCTHSSIPVSVSKAQIVHVRTPLLCDFLALESCQVSEIFRDNSPREDMQDQCFLCGHDQDLIICPKCGHVAFCGPEHRSLHSDDELEECYPYKVGRKEGVGRCLMATRRIEAGQLIFKETPLTVGPLHETKPVCLVCWKAVDGSYQCEKCHLLMCSLECAEAEIHVKNECQVFGSQHRPPIQISNFDQFHPFYQCITPLRGLKLKERYPQKWRALKGMMDHCEDRPKDIHYEVNQKNVVQFLRDHWNVPCSIEEINHVIGALEVNAFEVSGVGGGRGVFPLTALMSHCCISNTRYTMYDDYHTECRANVTIEVGEEITDFYVSPLHGTQYRRTHLRDGWFFDCQCIRCQDPTECGSYQDAHRCGSNDCMGNVISLKPLDYDSDFKCEQCDFLLSRKEREQIEDGLTENLDKIDKNDDDGLEKLLESALLKVQDTHFIVTAIKRYLVYIYGRVPGRMLHQMSLEGALRKRTLCRDLLTTYDIIVPGLTRERGLTLFELKSVEMYLVKKSLEGFLDLTKAEKLERLELCSKLLRESQACLQYESSDTFENMVYQAAVKQRRECDDLLTIIQLMP, encoded by the exons ATGTTGTTCCCGATTTTCATGGCTAAATACATTCTTGgtgcctctttctttctcgcgTTTTCGGACAGTCTTTCATCACTAGTTTTCGCGTCTCAAGTGCATGCAATTTTGTGCACTCATTCATCAATACCTGTGAGTGTCTCCAAAGCACAAATAGTACACGTAAGAACACCGTTACTTTGTGACTTCTTGGCTTTGGAGTCGTGCCAAGTGTCTGAAATTTTTCGTGACAACTCTCCCAGAGAGGATATGCAAG ACCAATGCTTTCTCTGTGGTCATGACCAGGACTTGATTATATGTCCCAAATGTGGACACGTGGCCTTTTGTGGTCCAGAACACCGTTCGCTTCACTCTGATGATGAATTGGAGGAGTGCTATCCTTACAAAGTGGGGCGTAAAGAGGGTGTTGGGCGATGTCTCATGGCTACCCGTCGCATTGAAGCGGGCCAATTGATCTTCAAAGAGACACCTTTGACCGTTGGGCCTCTGCATGAGACCAAACCCGTTTGTCTGGTGTGCTGGAAAGCT GTTGATGGATCATATCAATGCGAGAAATGTCACCTGCTCATGTGTAGCCTCGAATGCGCCGAGGCCGAAATACATGTCAAGAATGAGTGCCAGGTATTCGGATCTCAACATCGGCCACCCATCCAGATCTCAAATTTTGATCAGTTCCATCCCTTCTACCAATGCATTACTCCTTTACGCGGTCTCAAATTGAAGGAACGGTATCCTCAAAAATGGAGAGCTTTGAAG GGTATGATGGATCATTGTGAGGATAGACCAAAGGATATTCATTACGAGGTGAATCAGAAGAATGTCGTTCAATTCCTCCGCGATCACTGGAACGTTCCCTGTTCCATTGAGGAGATTAATCACGTTATTGGGGCGTTGGAAGTTAATGCCTTCGAAGTGAGTGGGGTGGGAGGAGGTCGGGGGGTGTTTCCTCTTACAGCTCTCATGTCGCATTGTTGTATTTCCAACACTAG GTACACGATGTACGATGACTATCACACGGAGTGCAGAGCCAATGTGACGATTGAAGTGGGAGAAGAGATCACGGATTTCTACGTGTCCCCCTTGCATGGAACCCAATATCGCAGGACTCATCTTCGGGATGGTTGGTTTTTTGATTGTCAGTGCATTCGATGCCAAG ATCCAACCGAATGTGGAAGCTATCAAGATGCTCATAGATGCGGGTCAAATGATTGTATGGGCAACGTGATTTCTCTGAAGCCTTTGGATTACGATTCGGATTTTAAATGCGAACAATGCGATTTTCTCTTATCGAGAAAAGAGCGGGAACAAATTGAAGATGGACTGACCGAAAACTTGGATAAAATCGATAAAAACGACGATGACGGACTCGAAAAATTGCTGGAGTCCGCTCTCCTCAAAGTTCAAGACACTCACTTCATCGTGACGGCCATCAAGCGATATCTCGTGTACATTTACGGCCGTGTTCCTGGTCGGATGTTGCATCAGATGTCTCTGGAAGGGGCGCTCCGGAAAAGGACTCTGTGCCGTGATTTGTTGACCACTTACGATATCATTGTGCCCGGACTCACCCGAGAACGAGGCCTGACGctgtttgaattgaaatcGGTGGAAATGTACCTGGTCAAAAAGTCTCTGGAAGGTTTCCTCGATTTGACCAAAGCGGAGAAACTTGAAAGGTTGGAGCTATGCTCGAAGCTGTTGCGAGAAAGTCAAGCATGCCTGCAGTATGAGAGCTCAGACACCTTTGAGAACATGGTTTACCAAGCTGCGGTGAAACAACGCCGTGAATGCGATGATCTCTTGACCATTATTCAACTCATGCCTTAA
- the LOC131888407 gene encoding SET domain-containing protein SmydA-8-like isoform X3 → MATRRIEAGQLIFKETPLTVGPLHETKPVCLVCWKAVDGSYQCEKCHLLMCSLECAEAEIHVKNECQVFGSQHRPPIQISNFDQFHPFYQCITPLRGLKLKERYPQKWRALKGMMDHCEDRPKDIHYEVNQKNVVQFLRDHWNVPCSIEEINHVIGALEVNAFEVSGVGGGRGVFPLTALMSHCCISNTRYTMYDDYHTECRANVTIEVGEEITDFYVSPLHGTQYRRTHLRDGWFFDCQCIRCQDPTECGSYQDAHRCGSNDCMGNVISLKPLDYDSDFKCEQCDFLLSRKEREQIEDGLTENLDKIDKNDDDGLEKLLESALLKVQDTHFIVTAIKRYLVYIYGRVPGRMLHQMSLEGALRKRTLCRDLLTTYDIIVPGLTRERGLTLFELKSVEMYLVKKSLEGFLDLTKAEKLERLELCSKLLRESQACLQYESSDTFENMVYQAAVKQRRECDDLLTIIQLMP, encoded by the exons ATGGCTACCCGTCGCATTGAAGCGGGCCAATTGATCTTCAAAGAGACACCTTTGACCGTTGGGCCTCTGCATGAGACCAAACCCGTTTGTCTGGTGTGCTGGAAAGCT GTTGATGGATCATATCAATGCGAGAAATGTCACCTGCTCATGTGTAGCCTCGAATGCGCCGAGGCCGAAATACATGTCAAGAATGAGTGCCAGGTATTCGGATCTCAACATCGGCCACCCATCCAGATCTCAAATTTTGATCAGTTCCATCCCTTCTACCAATGCATTACTCCTTTACGCGGTCTCAAATTGAAGGAACGGTATCCTCAAAAATGGAGAGCTTTGAAG GGTATGATGGATCATTGTGAGGATAGACCAAAGGATATTCATTACGAGGTGAATCAGAAGAATGTCGTTCAATTCCTCCGCGATCACTGGAACGTTCCCTGTTCCATTGAGGAGATTAATCACGTTATTGGGGCGTTGGAAGTTAATGCCTTCGAAGTGAGTGGGGTGGGAGGAGGTCGGGGGGTGTTTCCTCTTACAGCTCTCATGTCGCATTGTTGTATTTCCAACACTAG GTACACGATGTACGATGACTATCACACGGAGTGCAGAGCCAATGTGACGATTGAAGTGGGAGAAGAGATCACGGATTTCTACGTGTCCCCCTTGCATGGAACCCAATATCGCAGGACTCATCTTCGGGATGGTTGGTTTTTTGATTGTCAGTGCATTCGATGCCAAG ATCCAACCGAATGTGGAAGCTATCAAGATGCTCATAGATGCGGGTCAAATGATTGTATGGGCAACGTGATTTCTCTGAAGCCTTTGGATTACGATTCGGATTTTAAATGCGAACAATGCGATTTTCTCTTATCGAGAAAAGAGCGGGAACAAATTGAAGATGGACTGACCGAAAACTTGGATAAAATCGATAAAAACGACGATGACGGACTCGAAAAATTGCTGGAGTCCGCTCTCCTCAAAGTTCAAGACACTCACTTCATCGTGACGGCCATCAAGCGATATCTCGTGTACATTTACGGCCGTGTTCCTGGTCGGATGTTGCATCAGATGTCTCTGGAAGGGGCGCTCCGGAAAAGGACTCTGTGCCGTGATTTGTTGACCACTTACGATATCATTGTGCCCGGACTCACCCGAGAACGAGGCCTGACGctgtttgaattgaaatcGGTGGAAATGTACCTGGTCAAAAAGTCTCTGGAAGGTTTCCTCGATTTGACCAAAGCGGAGAAACTTGAAAGGTTGGAGCTATGCTCGAAGCTGTTGCGAGAAAGTCAAGCATGCCTGCAGTATGAGAGCTCAGACACCTTTGAGAACATGGTTTACCAAGCTGCGGTGAAACAACGCCGTGAATGCGATGATCTCTTGACCATTATTCAACTCATGCCTTAA
- the LOC131888407 gene encoding SET domain-containing protein SmydA-8-like isoform X2 translates to MLRLDQCFLCGHDQDLIICPKCGHVAFCGPEHRSLHSDDELEECYPYKVGRKEGVGRCLMATRRIEAGQLIFKETPLTVGPLHETKPVCLVCWKAVDGSYQCEKCHLLMCSLECAEAEIHVKNECQVFGSQHRPPIQISNFDQFHPFYQCITPLRGLKLKERYPQKWRALKGMMDHCEDRPKDIHYEVNQKNVVQFLRDHWNVPCSIEEINHVIGALEVNAFEVSGVGGGRGVFPLTALMSHCCISNTRYTMYDDYHTECRANVTIEVGEEITDFYVSPLHGTQYRRTHLRDGWFFDCQCIRCQDPTECGSYQDAHRCGSNDCMGNVISLKPLDYDSDFKCEQCDFLLSRKEREQIEDGLTENLDKIDKNDDDGLEKLLESALLKVQDTHFIVTAIKRYLVYIYGRVPGRMLHQMSLEGALRKRTLCRDLLTTYDIIVPGLTRERGLTLFELKSVEMYLVKKSLEGFLDLTKAEKLERLELCSKLLRESQACLQYESSDTFENMVYQAAVKQRRECDDLLTIIQLMP, encoded by the exons ATGCTTCGCTTAGACCAATGCTTTCTCTGTGGTCATGACCAGGACTTGATTATATGTCCCAAATGTGGACACGTGGCCTTTTGTGGTCCAGAACACCGTTCGCTTCACTCTGATGATGAATTGGAGGAGTGCTATCCTTACAAAGTGGGGCGTAAAGAGGGTGTTGGGCGATGTCTCATGGCTACCCGTCGCATTGAAGCGGGCCAATTGATCTTCAAAGAGACACCTTTGACCGTTGGGCCTCTGCATGAGACCAAACCCGTTTGTCTGGTGTGCTGGAAAGCT GTTGATGGATCATATCAATGCGAGAAATGTCACCTGCTCATGTGTAGCCTCGAATGCGCCGAGGCCGAAATACATGTCAAGAATGAGTGCCAGGTATTCGGATCTCAACATCGGCCACCCATCCAGATCTCAAATTTTGATCAGTTCCATCCCTTCTACCAATGCATTACTCCTTTACGCGGTCTCAAATTGAAGGAACGGTATCCTCAAAAATGGAGAGCTTTGAAG GGTATGATGGATCATTGTGAGGATAGACCAAAGGATATTCATTACGAGGTGAATCAGAAGAATGTCGTTCAATTCCTCCGCGATCACTGGAACGTTCCCTGTTCCATTGAGGAGATTAATCACGTTATTGGGGCGTTGGAAGTTAATGCCTTCGAAGTGAGTGGGGTGGGAGGAGGTCGGGGGGTGTTTCCTCTTACAGCTCTCATGTCGCATTGTTGTATTTCCAACACTAG GTACACGATGTACGATGACTATCACACGGAGTGCAGAGCCAATGTGACGATTGAAGTGGGAGAAGAGATCACGGATTTCTACGTGTCCCCCTTGCATGGAACCCAATATCGCAGGACTCATCTTCGGGATGGTTGGTTTTTTGATTGTCAGTGCATTCGATGCCAAG ATCCAACCGAATGTGGAAGCTATCAAGATGCTCATAGATGCGGGTCAAATGATTGTATGGGCAACGTGATTTCTCTGAAGCCTTTGGATTACGATTCGGATTTTAAATGCGAACAATGCGATTTTCTCTTATCGAGAAAAGAGCGGGAACAAATTGAAGATGGACTGACCGAAAACTTGGATAAAATCGATAAAAACGACGATGACGGACTCGAAAAATTGCTGGAGTCCGCTCTCCTCAAAGTTCAAGACACTCACTTCATCGTGACGGCCATCAAGCGATATCTCGTGTACATTTACGGCCGTGTTCCTGGTCGGATGTTGCATCAGATGTCTCTGGAAGGGGCGCTCCGGAAAAGGACTCTGTGCCGTGATTTGTTGACCACTTACGATATCATTGTGCCCGGACTCACCCGAGAACGAGGCCTGACGctgtttgaattgaaatcGGTGGAAATGTACCTGGTCAAAAAGTCTCTGGAAGGTTTCCTCGATTTGACCAAAGCGGAGAAACTTGAAAGGTTGGAGCTATGCTCGAAGCTGTTGCGAGAAAGTCAAGCATGCCTGCAGTATGAGAGCTCAGACACCTTTGAGAACATGGTTTACCAAGCTGCGGTGAAACAACGCCGTGAATGCGATGATCTCTTGACCATTATTCAACTCATGCCTTAA
- the LOC131888409 gene encoding homologous recombination OB-fold protein-like — translation MFGNDDDFPDFDLDSLEWNPSHPSNGVVASSHASTYVPNKPKCTNHSPNEVFRSVDLPQKRPSPSDDSKPELQWKRSRRKIPGPAGMLSAKVKHDLEAVQTQDQMASQTGTKVKIADSRVWRQMVQEHDLTPNNPKSLLNRYNIEWVKRKTCPGTGKKAPVLYCALKALDLTSMDPKIELEDPSGHVDGVIHRDVIDKFGPLIQIRSVLVLKNVHVIMNVLHHYVLITLNNLAHIYKPDGPSVISERILTLSQIDLERNARDLEEVEFKLVQKARVSTSEGPKHVMASIGGPGPQSCPRPNEAAKPKSSVNVASQFQFKAKLTANLKTSVASTSSPGNELLEGLDDDSLFGDF, via the coding sequence ATGTTCGGCAATGATGACGATTTCCCGGATTTTGACTTGGATAGTTTGGAATGGAATCCATCTCATCCCTCAAACGGGGTGGTGGCTTCATCGCACGCCTCTACCTATGTTCCCAATAAGCCTAAATGTACGAATCATTCACCAAATGAGGTCTTCAGATCAGTGGATCTTCCCCAGAAGCGACCTTCCCCGTCGGACGATTCGAAACCAGAGCTTCAATGGAAAAGATCTCGCCGAAAGATCCCTGGACCGGCTGGCATGCTGTCGGCCAAGGTCAAGCATGATTTGGAAGCGGTGCAAACCCAAGATCAGATGGCTAGTCAGACTGGGACCAAAGTGAAGATTGCCGATTCTCGGGTTTGGCGACAAATGGTCCAAGAGCATGACTTGACGCCCAATAACCCCAAATCCCTCTTGAATCGCTACAATATCGAGTGGGTGAAGCGGAAAACCTGTCCAGGGACCGGAAAGAAAGCCCCGGTCTTGTATTGTGCCCTTAAGGCCCTGGATTTGACCTCGATGGACCCGAAAATTGAACTGGAAGATCCTTCGGGTCATGTAGACGGAGTGATTCACCGAGATGTGATCGATAAATTTGGACCCCTGATCCAAATAAGAAGTGTTCTTGTCCTCAAAAATGTCCATGTGATCATGAATGTTCTTCATCATTACGTTCTCATCACCTTGAACAATTTGGCACACATCTACAAACCTGATGGACCCTCTGTGATAAGTGAACGTATTTTGACTCTATCTCAAATTGACTTGGAACGCAATGCTCGGGATTTGGAGGAGGTCGAattcaaattggtccaaaaagcTCGGGTGAGCACCTCAGAGGGTCCAAAACATGTCATGGCCTCCATTGGAGGTCCTGGTCCTCAATCTTGCCCTAGGCCCAATGAGGCCGCCAAGCCTAAATCAAGTGTCAACGTAGCCTCTCAGTTTCAGTTCAAGGCCAAGCTCACTGCAAATCTAAAGACCTCAGTTGCATCCACGTCAAGTCCAGGCAATGAACTTTTAGAAGGTCTAGATGACGACTCATTATTTGGTGACTTCTAG